Proteins from a single region of Drosophila biarmipes strain raj3 chromosome 3R, RU_DBia_V1.1, whole genome shotgun sequence:
- the LOC108027119 gene encoding uncharacterized protein LOC108027119 isoform X2 — MENVRPSLFLEEEEKKEKKVERAFSTRYTTTMGIAFGRQTTKFDIPIHDKRALLDRNVRRHSDDKKYVGEFDDTDDARFFTYKPLYDDRDVLPRDPSFAKFKVPTEVSCKERLKKDTIRYNRQLNSEVSKLIDYQSNALEAVYFVSNLEIAETSRNFYKLSKREKTRYDFIMSHDFT; from the exons ATGGAAAATGTGCGGCCTTCCCTCTTCCTTGAGGAGGAAGAAAAGAAGGAGAAGAAGGTAGAAAGGGCGTTTTCCACTCGCTATACTACGACCATGGGGATCGCATTCGGGAGACAGACTACCAAATTCGACATTCCGATCCACGACAAAAGAGCCCTGTTGGACCGCAATGTAAGACGCCACAGTGACGACAAGAAGTATGTGGGGGAGTTTGATGACACGGACGACGCACGGTTCTTTACCTACAAGCCATTGTATGACGATCGAGATGTCCTTCCCAGAGACCCCAGCTTTGCTAAATTTAAAGTGCCCAC TGAAGTCAGCTGTAAGGaacgtttgaaaaaagataCCATCAGGTATAACCGTCAGCTGAATAGTGAAGTCTCAAAACTAATCGATTACCAAAGCAACGCTTTGGAGGCGGTATATTTTGTCAG TAATCTGGAAATAGCCGAAACAAGTCGCAATTTTTATAAGCTGTCGAAAAGAGAAAAGACCCGCTATGACTTCATAATGTCACATGATTTTACCTAA
- the LOC108027119 gene encoding uncharacterized protein LOC108027119 isoform X1: MENVRPSLFLEEEEKKEKKVERAFSTRYTTTMGIAFGRQTTKFDIPIHDKRALLDRNVRRHSDDKKYVGEFDDTDDARFFTYKPLYDDRDVLPRDPSFAKFKVPTEVSCKERLKKDTIRYNRQLNSEVSKLIDYQSNALEAVYFVRVMSYTTLWPPYHSNLEIAETSRNFYKLSKREKTRYDFIMSHDFT; this comes from the exons ATGGAAAATGTGCGGCCTTCCCTCTTCCTTGAGGAGGAAGAAAAGAAGGAGAAGAAGGTAGAAAGGGCGTTTTCCACTCGCTATACTACGACCATGGGGATCGCATTCGGGAGACAGACTACCAAATTCGACATTCCGATCCACGACAAAAGAGCCCTGTTGGACCGCAATGTAAGACGCCACAGTGACGACAAGAAGTATGTGGGGGAGTTTGATGACACGGACGACGCACGGTTCTTTACCTACAAGCCATTGTATGACGATCGAGATGTCCTTCCCAGAGACCCCAGCTTTGCTAAATTTAAAGTGCCCAC TGAAGTCAGCTGTAAGGaacgtttgaaaaaagataCCATCAGGTATAACCGTCAGCTGAATAGTGAAGTCTCAAAACTAATCGATTACCAAAGCAACGCTTTGGAGGCGGTATATTTTGTCAG gGTAATGTCATACACAACTCTGTGGCCACCTTATCACAGTAATCTGGAAATAGCCGAAACAAGTCGCAATTTTTATAAGCTGTCGAAAAGAGAAAAGACCCGCTATGACTTCATAATGTCACATGATTTTACCTAA